CCTTTCCCTTCCGCACCTTCAGCACAAAACTGGCTGGGAACGGATGCGAACGGCGGCGATGTGCTGGCACGTATTCTCTACGGCACGCGGATCTCCATTTTGTTCGGGCTGATGCTCACGCTGTTCTCCAGCGTAATGGGTGTCGTTGCCGGTGCGATTCAGGGCTACTACGGCGGCAAAATTGATTTGTGGGGCCAACGCTTTATTGAAGTGTGGTCCGGAATGCCAACATTATTTTTGATTATTCTGCTCTCAAGCGTGGTCCAGCCCAATTTCTGGTGGCTGCTGGGTATCACGGTGATTTTTGGCTGGATGGCGCTGGTCGGTGTCGTGCGCGCTGAATTTTTACGCACACGGAATTTTGATTATATCCGCGCCGCTCAGGCGCTCGGCGTCAGCGATCGCAGCATTATTTTTCGTCATATGTTGCCCAACGCGGTGGTCGCGACGCTGACGTTCCTGCCGTTTATTTTGTGCAGTTCGATCACCACGCTCACCTCACTGGATTTTCTGGGCTTCGGGCTGCCGCTTGGCTCACCATCACTGGGCGAATTACTGTTGCAGGGCAAAAATAACCTTCAGGCTCCCTGGCTGGGTATTACGGCATTCCTATCCGTTGCTGTGTTGCTCTCGTTACTGATTTTTATTGGCGAAGCAGTCCGCGATGCCTTCGACCCCAATAAGGCGATATAAGATGACGCAACCCCTTCTCAGTATCGACAATCTTTCTATCGCGTTTACCCATCAGGGTGAAACACGCGAGGTGGTGAGCGACCTGTCACTGCAGATTCAGGCCGGAGAGACGCTGGCGCTGGTGGGCGAATCCGGCTCGGGAAAAAGCGTGTCAGCGTTGTCTGTGCTGCGCCTGCTGCCCTCCCCTCCCGTTGTCTATCCGCAGGGCGATATTCTGTTCCACGGCCAGTCGCTGCTGCATGCAGACGAGCAAACGTTACGTGGAATCCGCGGCAATAAAATTGCGATGATCTTTCAGGAACCGATGGTTTCGCTGAATCCGCTGCATACGCTGGAAAAACAGCTGTACGAAGTGCTGTCGCTGCATCGCGGAATGCGTAAAGAAGCCGCCAGAGGGGAAATTCTGGACTGCCTTGAGCGCACAGGTATTCGCAACGCCGCTAAACGCCTGGCGGATTTCCCGCATCAGCTTTCAGGCGGCGAGCGCCAGCGTGTGATGATCGCCATGGCTCTGCTGACCCGTCCAGAACTGCTGATTGCCGATGAGCCGACGACCGCACTCGATGTCACGGTACAGGCGCAAATTTTGCAGTTGCTGCGAGAGTTGCGTGAAGAGCTGAACATGAGCCTGCTGTTTATCACCCACAATCTCAGCATTGTGAAAAAACTCGCCGATAATGTGGCAGTCATGCAAAAAGGCCGCTGCGTTGAACAAAATACCACGACAGCGCTCTTCCACGCGCCACAACACTCTTACACGCAACGTCTGCTTAACAGCGAGCCGTCGGGCGATCCGGTGCCACTCCCTGCTCACAGCACGCCGTTACTGAACGTTGAGAGGCTTAGCGTCTCGTTCCCTGTCCGCAAAGGGATTTTCCGCCGTGTTGTCGATCAAAATCATGTGCTGAAGAACGTCAGCTTTTCACTGCAGCCAGGCGAAACGCTCGGTTTGGTCGGCGAATCGGGATCGGGAAAAAGCACCACCGGGCTGGCGCTG
This sequence is a window from Enterobacter sp. 638. Protein-coding genes within it:
- a CDS encoding ABC transporter permease — its product is MPHLSPVNQARWARFRHNRRGYWSLWIFAVLFVLSLCSELIANDKPLLVHFNDRWYMPVLNSYSESDFGGPFATPADYQDPWLRDQIDSHGWALWAPVRFGANSINFATTTPFPSAPSAQNWLGTDANGGDVLARILYGTRISILFGLMLTLFSSVMGVVAGAIQGYYGGKIDLWGQRFIEVWSGMPTLFLIILLSSVVQPNFWWLLGITVIFGWMALVGVVRAEFLRTRNFDYIRAAQALGVSDRSIIFRHMLPNAVVATLTFLPFILCSSITTLTSLDFLGFGLPLGSPSLGELLLQGKNNLQAPWLGITAFLSVAVLLSLLIFIGEAVRDAFDPNKAI
- the yejF gene encoding microcin C ABC transporter ATP-binding protein YejF, which produces MTQPLLSIDNLSIAFTHQGETREVVSDLSLQIQAGETLALVGESGSGKSVSALSVLRLLPSPPVVYPQGDILFHGQSLLHADEQTLRGIRGNKIAMIFQEPMVSLNPLHTLEKQLYEVLSLHRGMRKEAARGEILDCLERTGIRNAAKRLADFPHQLSGGERQRVMIAMALLTRPELLIADEPTTALDVTVQAQILQLLRELREELNMSLLFITHNLSIVKKLADNVAVMQKGRCVEQNTTTALFHAPQHSYTQRLLNSEPSGDPVPLPAHSTPLLNVERLSVSFPVRKGIFRRVVDQNHVLKNVSFSLQPGETLGLVGESGSGKSTTGLALLRLIASQGAILFDGKPLHNLNRRQMLPVRHRMQVVFQDPNSSLNPRLNVLQIIEEGLRVHRPELSARQREEEVIRVMEEVGLDPETRFRYPASFSGGQRQRIAISRALILKPELIILDEPTSSLDKTVQAQILALLKALQEKHQLAYIFISHDLQVVRALCHQVIVLRQGEVVEQGDCQRVFAAPTHEYIRQLLALR